From the genome of Candidatus Nitrosocosmicus oleophilus, one region includes:
- a CDS encoding TMEM175 family protein, giving the protein MSTKAFTPRIRLEHVIAFSDAVFAFAITLMALTIDIPGLSSNLTETQLVESLFEMSSQVESYVLSFFIIALFWVSYHQVFNHIKDSYLSMVYLNLLFLLLITLLSISTSLVINFDSYRVAYLIYYGVVIAASTLLVVIWWYAIRINAVGENLHPLFKKGLFTQLLILPLVFLLSIVVSFINLNVAQYFWLIIIPLSIYIRHKFKH; this is encoded by the coding sequence TTGTCAACAAAGGCATTTACACCTAGAATAAGATTAGAACACGTCATCGCATTTAGTGATGCAGTATTTGCATTCGCTATAACCTTAATGGCCTTAACAATCGATATCCCTGGACTTAGTTCCAACCTTACTGAAACACAACTAGTTGAAAGTTTATTTGAAATGTCTTCCCAAGTAGAAAGCTACGTTCTTAGTTTCTTCATTATTGCCCTTTTCTGGGTTTCATATCATCAGGTATTCAATCACATTAAGGATTCGTACCTCTCTATGGTTTATCTAAACTTACTTTTTCTGCTCCTAATAACACTTTTATCAATCTCCACATCTTTGGTCATAAATTTTGATTCATATCGGGTCGCATATTTGATTTATTATGGAGTAGTGATTGCAGCAAGTACATTACTTGTTGTAATTTGGTGGTATGCAATAAGGATTAACGCCGTGGGAGAAAACCTTCATCCCCTGTTCAAGAAAGGCTTGTTTACCCAATTGTTAATTCTTCCTCTAGTATTTCTATTATCCATTGTAGTATCATTTATTAACTTAAATGTCGCACAATATTTTTGGTTGATCATAATTCCCTTAAGTATTTATATTAGACACAAATTCAAACACTAA
- a CDS encoding helix-turn-helix domain-containing protein, protein MKILTKSEKKELVIKLYKDEKTYKEIAKMVRISPRDIGKIIKEYTGEKTVFYTKPITSKAYSLLLKGKSPTQVAIKLDLNYEDIRRIYSQYLSLQEMRSVETIYTNYKDYLPRILQIIDSLKSGEITIEELVEFCKYVQDIPTLEHRRAELQHKVNILSLKTDPS, encoded by the coding sequence ATGAAAATACTCACAAAAAGTGAAAAAAAAGAACTAGTGATTAAGTTGTACAAAGACGAAAAAACTTACAAAGAAATAGCAAAAATGGTAAGAATATCTCCAAGGGATATTGGAAAAATAATTAAAGAATATACAGGAGAAAAGACAGTCTTTTATACTAAACCTATTACCTCCAAAGCATATAGTTTGTTGCTAAAGGGAAAATCACCAACTCAAGTAGCTATTAAATTGGATCTAAATTATGAAGATATAAGGAGAATTTACTCACAGTATTTGAGCCTTCAAGAAATGAGGTCCGTTGAAACAATTTATACAAACTATAAGGACTATTTACCTCGCATACTGCAAATTATAGATTCACTCAAAAGTGGTGAAATTACTATTGAAGAATTAGTCGAATTTTGTAAATATGTTCAAGATATACCAACCCTTGAGCACAGGAGAGCTGAATTACAACACAAAGTAAACATCTTATCTCTCAAAACAGATCCATCATAG